One genomic window of Kaistia geumhonensis includes the following:
- a CDS encoding NYN domain-containing protein: MTDLLKSVLFVDYDSLHLALHARDPQFARRLAARPGALLDAIEAGALVGSGSLGNVRRRVLMRRCYADPRLIGRGRDAFVMQGFQIVDCPTLSGRERNSAEVQITLDTIDALGHPTAFDEFILLAAESDFSPLIYRLKAHNRAATIFAPGQTASGYRAIADGIIEEQALVTLLQGLDIPDAGEAEDEETPKALPAREDLAALARRVHAATNVPLFPPKVYAELFRALKDEIAENGYHFLSTAENVAARLIASGRRAPRRQIAFVVKGLALKGHVFSDGDTPEKLADVFREQVLYLARQAGIAIDPRVERQIGAWIAGGVSSAEPSEPKQAEAAHVVAPSEPDIPEDATPAAAEEPSVEPSLAEPSPVESPIAEAADILAGPLEAETVAEPAPSIPAPPESAADDLAELPAAADSDVSPPVEVVAVEVAEAVSDEVVIAEAEAVAVTVTDVEAVAVPAPAPETEEELRALADATDDGDEVTATDDVTAADEVPTARVVPAVRPPVARPAPPKPVPAAEAELDPFELSLLAAITEEIKPARAGAEGAKPGETLESDLDLDFKRILASLSENRK; encoded by the coding sequence ATGACCGATCTTCTGAAGAGCGTCCTCTTCGTCGACTATGACAGCCTGCATCTCGCGCTGCATGCCCGCGATCCGCAGTTCGCGCGGCGGCTCGCGGCCCGCCCCGGCGCGCTGCTCGACGCCATCGAGGCCGGCGCCCTGGTCGGTTCCGGTTCGCTCGGCAATGTCCGCCGCCGCGTGCTGATGCGGCGCTGCTATGCCGATCCGCGGCTGATCGGGCGCGGGCGCGACGCCTTCGTCATGCAGGGCTTCCAGATCGTCGACTGCCCGACGCTGTCCGGTCGCGAGCGCAATTCCGCCGAGGTGCAGATCACGCTCGACACGATCGACGCTCTCGGCCATCCGACGGCCTTCGACGAATTCATCCTGCTGGCGGCGGAGTCGGACTTCTCGCCCCTGATCTATCGGCTGAAGGCGCACAACCGCGCCGCGACGATCTTCGCGCCGGGACAGACCGCCTCCGGCTACCGCGCCATCGCCGACGGCATCATCGAGGAGCAGGCGCTGGTCACGCTGCTCCAGGGCCTCGACATTCCGGATGCCGGCGAGGCCGAGGACGAGGAAACGCCGAAGGCGCTGCCGGCGCGCGAGGATCTCGCCGCGCTGGCGCGGCGCGTTCATGCTGCGACCAATGTCCCGCTCTTCCCGCCGAAGGTCTATGCCGAGCTCTTTCGCGCCCTGAAGGACGAGATCGCGGAGAACGGCTATCATTTCCTGTCCACCGCCGAGAATGTCGCCGCGCGGCTGATCGCCTCCGGGCGCCGCGCCCCGCGCCGGCAGATCGCCTTCGTGGTCAAGGGTCTGGCGCTGAAGGGCCATGTCTTCTCGGACGGCGATACGCCGGAGAAGCTCGCCGACGTCTTCCGCGAGCAGGTGCTCTATCTCGCCCGCCAGGCCGGCATCGCGATCGATCCGCGTGTCGAGCGGCAGATCGGCGCATGGATCGCCGGCGGCGTCTCGAGCGCCGAGCCGTCGGAACCGAAACAGGCCGAGGCAGCGCATGTCGTCGCGCCGTCCGAGCCCGACATCCCCGAAGACGCCACCCCGGCAGCCGCCGAGGAGCCGTCTGTCGAGCCGTCGCTTGCCGAGCCATCGCCTGTCGAGTCGCCGATTGCCGAGGCAGCCGATATCCTCGCCGGTCCGCTCGAGGCCGAGACGGTCGCCGAACCGGCGCCGTCGATTCCGGCTCCCCCGGAGAGCGCGGCGGATGATCTGGCCGAGCTTCCGGCTGCAGCCGACAGCGACGTCTCGCCACCTGTCGAGGTGGTTGCTGTAGAGGTCGCGGAAGCGGTGTCGGACGAGGTCGTGATCGCCGAGGCGGAAGCCGTCGCGGTGACGGTCACCGACGTCGAGGCCGTGGCGGTGCCCGCACCGGCGCCGGAGACTGAGGAAGAGCTTCGCGCGTTGGCCGACGCGACCGATGACGGAGACGAGGTGACCGCCACCGACGATGTGACCGCCGCCGACGAGGTGCCGACGGCCCGCGTCGTACCCGCGGTCCGTCCGCCGGTCGCCCGCCCGGCGCCGCCGAAGCCGGTGCCGGCGGCCGAGGCGGAGCTCGATCCGTTCGAGTTGTCGCTGCTGGCCGCGATCACCGAGGAGATCAAGCCGGCCCGCGCCGGTGCCGAAGGCGCGAAGCCGGGCGAGACGCTCGAGAGCGATCTCGACCTCGACTTCAAGCGCATCCTCGCCAGCCTGAGCGAGAACCGCAAATAG
- the rimM gene encoding ribosome maturation factor RimM (Essential for efficient processing of 16S rRNA), whose product MADEHRIVLGHFGAAHGIRGEVKVLAYTEDPLAVADYGPVTLDDGRIVEFVSVRPQGDGVVARVKGVADRNAAELLRNRRFSVERDALPALEEEDDFYHADLVGLRAELEDGSLFGTVIAVQNFGAGDLLEIRASEGGRTVYLAFTRAVVPVVDVKGGRVVVAPPPEVEARGEGDGEADGEGEAEDAP is encoded by the coding sequence TTGGCTGACGAACACCGCATCGTGCTCGGCCATTTCGGCGCTGCGCATGGCATCCGCGGCGAGGTGAAGGTGCTCGCCTATACCGAGGACCCGCTCGCCGTTGCCGACTATGGGCCGGTGACACTCGACGATGGCCGCATCGTCGAATTCGTCTCGGTGCGGCCACAGGGCGACGGCGTCGTCGCCCGCGTCAAGGGCGTCGCAGACCGCAACGCCGCCGAACTGCTGCGCAATCGTCGCTTTTCCGTCGAGCGGGATGCCCTCCCGGCGCTCGAGGAGGAGGACGATTTCTATCATGCCGATCTTGTCGGCCTCAGGGCCGAACTCGAGGACGGCTCGCTCTTCGGCACCGTGATCGCGGTGCAGAACTTCGGAGCCGGCGATCTGCTCGAGATCCGGGCCTCCGAGGGCGGGCGCACCGTCTATCTCGCCTTCACACGCGCCGTCGTGCCGGTCGTCGACGTCAAGGGCGGCCGTGTTGTCGTCGCGCCGCCGCCCGAGGTCGAGGCGCGCGGGGAGGGGGATGGCGAAGCAGACGGCGAGGGTGAAGCGGAGGATGCTCCGTGA
- a CDS encoding acetyl-CoA C-acetyltransferase: MAHSNDIVIAAAGRTAVGAFNGGFAATPAHQLGATVIKGVLERAGVDAAEVDEVILGQVLTAAQGQNPARQASIAAGLPIATTAWGLNQVCGSGLRAVALGMQQIASGDAAIVIAGGQESMSLSPHAAHLRSGTKFGDMNFIDTMIKDGLWDAFNGYHMGVTAENVAREFQISREDQDNFAVASQNKAEAAQKAGRFKDEIIPVVIPGRKGDTIVDSDEHIRAGTTIEALAKLRPAFAKDGSVTAGNASGLNDGAAALVLMTAEEAAKRGITPLARIASWATAGVDPSVMGTGPIPASKKALEKAGWSRDDLDLIEANEAFAAQACAVNKGVGWDPAKVNVNGGAIAIGHPIGASGARILVTLLHEMARRDAKKGLATLCIGGGMGIALTVER, translated from the coding sequence ATGGCTCATTCGAACGACATCGTCATCGCCGCGGCGGGCCGCACGGCCGTCGGCGCCTTCAATGGCGGCTTCGCCGCGACGCCCGCCCATCAGCTGGGCGCGACCGTGATCAAGGGTGTGCTCGAGCGCGCCGGCGTCGACGCCGCCGAGGTCGACGAGGTGATCCTCGGCCAGGTGCTCACGGCCGCCCAGGGCCAGAACCCGGCCCGCCAGGCCTCGATCGCCGCCGGCCTGCCGATCGCCACCACCGCCTGGGGTCTCAATCAGGTCTGCGGATCGGGCCTTCGCGCCGTCGCGCTCGGCATGCAGCAGATCGCCTCCGGCGACGCCGCGATCGTGATCGCGGGCGGCCAGGAATCGATGTCGCTGTCGCCGCATGCCGCGCATCTGCGCTCCGGCACCAAGTTCGGCGACATGAACTTCATCGACACGATGATCAAGGACGGCCTCTGGGACGCCTTCAACGGCTACCACATGGGCGTCACGGCCGAGAATGTCGCCCGCGAGTTCCAGATCAGCCGCGAGGACCAGGACAATTTCGCCGTCGCCTCGCAGAACAAGGCCGAGGCGGCGCAGAAGGCCGGACGCTTCAAGGACGAGATCATTCCCGTCGTCATCCCCGGCAGGAAGGGCGACACGATCGTCGACAGCGACGAGCATATCCGCGCCGGCACCACCATCGAGGCCCTCGCCAAGCTGCGGCCGGCCTTCGCCAAGGACGGCTCGGTGACCGCCGGCAACGCCTCGGGCCTCAATGACGGCGCCGCAGCGCTGGTGCTGATGACGGCCGAGGAAGCGGCGAAGCGCGGCATCACCCCGCTCGCCCGCATCGCCTCCTGGGCAACCGCCGGCGTCGATCCGAGCGTGATGGGCACCGGCCCCATCCCCGCCTCGAAGAAGGCCCTGGAGAAGGCCGGATGGTCCAGGGACGATCTCGACCTGATCGAAGCCAACGAGGCCTTCGCGGCGCAGGCCTGCGCCGTCAACAAGGGCGTCGGCTGGGATCCGGCCAAGGTCAACGTCAATGGCGGCGCCATCGCCATCGGCCATCCGATCGGCGCCTCGGGCGCGCGCATCCTCGTGACGCTGCTGCACGAGATGGCGCGGCGCGATGCGAAGAAGGGCCTCGCCACGCTGTGCATCGGCGGCGGCATGGGCATCGCGCTCACGGTCGAGCGCTGA
- a CDS encoding GNAT family N-acetyltransferase, with protein sequence MLEADETSEDERPVHVTGRLALRLPRQRDAAALAIAVGNPRVAMSLFDVPYPYAHADAEGWIERARVPSRSPGTTLVAFRHCDAALVGAGFHRPSDAWPDGFELSFWVAEPFWGRGFGTEIAHAVIDDAFERGGAERLWCAIRVTSGPARRVAEKCGFQFRDTGLVRSLATRGTVPVERFVLERRVWTSLKAWGREASRLGRGPESAGVEGQTSDAA encoded by the coding sequence ATGCTTGAAGCGGACGAGACGAGCGAAGACGAGAGGCCGGTTCATGTCACCGGCCGGCTGGCATTGCGGCTGCCGCGGCAGCGCGATGCGGCGGCGCTGGCGATCGCCGTGGGCAACCCCCGTGTCGCGATGAGCCTTTTCGACGTGCCCTATCCCTATGCCCATGCCGACGCGGAAGGCTGGATCGAGCGGGCGCGGGTGCCGAGCCGGTCGCCCGGCACGACGCTGGTGGCGTTCCGTCACTGCGATGCGGCGCTGGTCGGCGCGGGATTCCATCGGCCGAGCGATGCCTGGCCGGATGGTTTCGAGCTCTCGTTCTGGGTTGCCGAGCCGTTCTGGGGCCGCGGCTTCGGCACCGAGATCGCGCATGCCGTCATCGACGACGCCTTCGAGCGCGGCGGGGCGGAGCGGCTGTGGTGCGCGATCCGCGTCACCTCCGGCCCGGCGCGGCGGGTGGCCGAGAAGTGCGGCTTCCAGTTCCGCGACACGGGCCTCGTGCGCTCGCTTGCGACCCGAGGCACCGTTCCGGTCGAGCGCTTCGTGCTGGAGCGGCGGGTCTGGACCAGCCTCAAGGCCTGGGGCCGCGAGGCGTCCCGTCTCGGACGCGGCCCTGAAAGCGCAGGCGTGGAAGGACAGACGAGCGATGCTGCCTGA
- a CDS encoding invasion associated locus B family protein, translating to MKALRITTAVLVAAGTIGVAEAQTPNRVGTFKDWSAYAYADKKGKVCYAASQPKSQKPDGLNRDPAYFMITARPSENVRSEVSVIIGYPFKEGSKVTIDVDGQKFAMFTKEDGAWVENAAEETALLAALRKGRAMSVSGTSRRGTNTTDTYSLSGISASLDAVAKNCPVAGG from the coding sequence ATGAAAGCATTGAGGATCACGACCGCCGTGCTTGTCGCTGCCGGCACGATCGGCGTCGCCGAGGCGCAGACCCCGAACCGGGTCGGGACCTTCAAGGACTGGAGCGCCTATGCCTATGCCGACAAGAAGGGCAAGGTCTGCTACGCGGCTTCGCAGCCGAAGAGCCAGAAGCCGGACGGGCTGAACCGCGATCCGGCCTATTTCATGATCACCGCGCGCCCGTCGGAGAATGTGAGGAGCGAGGTCTCCGTCATCATCGGCTATCCCTTCAAGGAAGGCTCGAAGGTGACGATCGACGTCGACGGACAGAAATTCGCGATGTTCACCAAGGAAGACGGCGCCTGGGTGGAGAACGCCGCCGAGGAGACGGCGCTGCTCGCGGCGCTGCGCAAGGGCCGGGCGATGTCGGTCTCGGGCACCTCGCGCCGCGGCACCAACACCACCGACACCTATTCCCTCTCGGGCATCTCCGCCTCGCTCGACGCGGTGGCCAAGAACTGCCCCGTGGCAGGCGGCTGA
- the trmD gene encoding tRNA (guanosine(37)-N1)-methyltransferase TrmD gives MTGAAPSRFRASILTLYPEMFPGPLGASLAGRALAEGLWSLEAHDIRAHATSKHRNVDDTPAGGGPGMVMRADVLGRAIDAVAPPGDTRPRLFMSPRGRPLDQRRVRALVEGEGVVILCGRFEGVDERVIEGRSLEEVSIGDYVLSGGELAAMVLVDAVVRLLPGVMGATESGTEESFESGLLEYPHYTRPREWEGRTIPEVLLSGDHAAIARWRRAEAERITRLRRPDLLDR, from the coding sequence GTGACCGGTGCCGCGCCGTCGCGCTTCCGGGCCAGCATCCTCACCCTTTATCCGGAGATGTTTCCCGGTCCGCTCGGCGCCTCGCTGGCCGGCCGGGCGCTCGCCGAGGGCCTCTGGTCGCTCGAAGCGCATGACATCCGCGCCCACGCCACGTCGAAGCATCGCAATGTCGACGACACGCCGGCCGGCGGTGGGCCGGGCATGGTGATGCGCGCCGACGTGCTCGGGCGCGCGATCGACGCCGTGGCACCGCCCGGCGACACGCGGCCCCGCCTCTTTATGAGCCCGCGCGGCCGGCCGCTCGATCAGCGGCGCGTGCGCGCGCTCGTCGAAGGCGAGGGCGTCGTCATTCTCTGCGGCCGCTTCGAGGGTGTCGACGAACGGGTGATCGAGGGCCGGTCGCTGGAGGAGGTCTCGATCGGCGACTATGTCCTCTCGGGCGGCGAACTCGCGGCCATGGTGCTGGTCGATGCCGTCGTGCGCCTGTTGCCGGGCGTCATGGGCGCGACGGAGTCCGGCACCGAGGAGAGCTTCGAAAGCGGCCTGCTCGAATATCCGCACTATACGCGGCCGCGCGAATGGGAAGGCCGCACCATCCCCGAGGTCCTGCTCTCCGGCGATCACGCGGCGATCGCCCGCTGGCGCCGCGCCGAGGCGGAGCGGATCACGCGGCTCCGCCGTCCCGATCTGCTCGATCGGTGA
- the phaR gene encoding polyhydroxyalkanoate synthesis repressor PhaR, giving the protein MAKEQEPTTIKKYANRRLYNTGTSTYVTLEDLAVMVKTGEDFVVYDAKTGEDITRSVLTQIIFEQENKGQNLLPITFLRQLIRFYGDSMQNLVPTYLDFSIDSLTRDQDKLRSQMANAFGPSAFTAIEETVRRNTEMFEQAMRMFLPFSGGRGDAPAAPPAPRPEPKAELRPDGDFDTLKRQLDEMQKKIDQLAGSKG; this is encoded by the coding sequence ATGGCCAAGGAACAGGAACCGACGACGATCAAGAAATACGCGAATCGTCGTCTCTACAATACCGGCACATCGACCTATGTGACGCTCGAAGATCTCGCCGTCATGGTGAAGACCGGAGAGGATTTCGTCGTCTACGACGCCAAGACGGGTGAGGACATTACCCGCTCGGTTCTGACGCAGATCATCTTCGAGCAGGAGAACAAGGGTCAGAATCTTCTTCCGATCACCTTTCTGCGCCAGCTGATTCGCTTCTATGGCGATTCGATGCAGAATCTGGTGCCGACCTATCTCGACTTCTCGATCGACAGCTTGACCCGCGATCAGGACAAGCTCAGGAGCCAGATGGCCAACGCCTTCGGCCCCAGCGCCTTCACGGCGATTGAGGAGACGGTGCGGCGCAACACCGAGATGTTCGAGCAGGCGATGCGCATGTTCCTGCCGTTCAGCGGCGGCCGTGGCGACGCCCCCGCCGCCCCACCGGCGCCCCGGCCCGAGCCGAAGGCGGAGTTGCGGCCCGACGGCGACTTCGACACGCTGAAGCGTCAGCTCGACGAGATGCAGAAGAAGATCGACCAGCTCGCCGGCAGCAAGGGCTGA
- the rpmA gene encoding 50S ribosomal protein L27, which yields MAHKKAGGSSRNGRDSAGRRLGVKKFGGESVVAGNIILRQRGTQWHPGTGVGLGKDHTIFAVADGKVEFRRKANGRTYVSVAPAAMEAAE from the coding sequence ATGGCACACAAGAAGGCAGGCGGTTCGTCGCGCAACGGCCGTGACTCGGCCGGCCGTCGTCTGGGCGTGAAGAAGTTCGGTGGCGAGTCTGTCGTCGCCGGCAACATCATTCTGCGCCAGCGTGGTACGCAGTGGCATCCCGGTACGGGTGTCGGCCTCGGCAAGGATCACACGATCTTCGCCGTTGCGGATGGGAAGGTTGAGTTCCGCCGCAAAGCCAATGGCCGCACCTACGTATCCGTCGCCCCGGCGGCGATGGAGGCTGCAGAATAA
- the rpsP gene encoding 30S ribosomal protein S16 — protein sequence MSLKIRLARAGAKKRPFYRIVVADARAPRDGRFIERIGSFDPMLAKDNAGRVVIDLERAKHWLSVGAQATDRVERFFDEAGLLKRAPKNNPEKAVPGKKAQERAAEKAKKAAAAAEAAE from the coding sequence ATGTCCCTCAAGATCCGCCTCGCCCGCGCCGGCGCCAAGAAGCGTCCGTTCTACCGCATCGTCGTCGCCGACGCCCGGGCCCCGCGCGACGGCCGCTTCATCGAGCGCATCGGCTCGTTCGACCCGATGCTGGCCAAGGACAATGCCGGCCGCGTCGTGATCGATCTCGAGCGCGCCAAGCACTGGCTCTCGGTCGGCGCCCAGGCGACCGATCGTGTCGAGCGCTTCTTCGACGAGGCCGGCCTGCTGAAGCGCGCCCCGAAGAACAATCCCGAGAAGGCCGTTCCGGGCAAGAAGGCCCAGGAGCGCGCCGCCGAGAAGGCGAAGAAGGCCGCCGCCGCGGCCGAAGCCGCCGAGTAA
- a CDS encoding GNAT family N-acetyltransferase translates to MLPDGQMQTARLTLRTVEDRDAAALVAGLGDIEVARWLSRVPFPYTLAEARRFIVWERSVRHEGEERVVAIEHDGDLAGIVSLRGRSAEPVLGYWLARRHWGRGLMTEAVGPILDLAFADPLVSGVRSGVFEGNERSLAIQKRYGFVVSGRSHVHNLALGRDLAHIDTHLTRARHKEQKR, encoded by the coding sequence ATGCTGCCTGACGGCCAGATGCAGACGGCGCGGCTGACGCTGCGGACCGTCGAGGATCGCGACGCCGCGGCGCTCGTCGCGGGGCTCGGCGATATCGAGGTCGCGCGATGGCTGTCGCGCGTCCCCTTTCCCTACACGCTGGCCGAGGCGCGGCGCTTCATCGTCTGGGAGCGCAGCGTCCGGCACGAAGGCGAGGAGCGCGTCGTCGCGATCGAGCATGACGGCGATCTCGCCGGCATCGTCTCGCTGCGCGGCCGGAGCGCAGAGCCGGTGCTCGGCTACTGGCTGGCGCGGCGCCACTGGGGGCGGGGGCTGATGACCGAGGCGGTCGGCCCGATCCTCGATCTCGCCTTCGCCGATCCGCTGGTCAGTGGCGTGCGTTCCGGCGTCTTCGAGGGCAACGAGCGGTCGCTGGCGATCCAGAAGCGCTACGGTTTCGTCGTTTCCGGCCGCTCGCATGTGCATAACCTTGCGCTCGGCCGCGATCTTGCGCATATCGACACCCATCTGACGCGCGCGCGTCACAAAGAGCAAAAGCGATGA
- the phbB gene encoding acetoacetyl-CoA reductase — protein sequence MSRVALVTGGTRGIGAAIATALKAAGYTVAATFAGNVEKANAFKAETGIAVFQWDVADPAACEGGIAAVTAELGPVDILVNNAGITRDGWFHKMDHAAWKAVLSTNLDSMFTMSRPVIDGMRERGFGRIINISSINGQKGQLGQVNYATAKAGVIGFTKALALENARKGVTVNCICPGYIDTDMVAAVPEKVLEGIIAQIPVGRLGKAEEIAAAVVYLASDASAFMTGAVLTINGGQYMANG from the coding sequence ATGAGCAGAGTTGCGCTCGTCACGGGCGGCACGCGCGGCATCGGCGCGGCCATCGCCACCGCGCTCAAGGCCGCGGGCTACACCGTCGCCGCGACCTTCGCCGGCAATGTCGAGAAGGCGAACGCCTTCAAGGCCGAGACCGGCATCGCGGTGTTCCAGTGGGACGTCGCCGATCCGGCGGCCTGCGAAGGCGGCATCGCCGCCGTGACGGCCGAGCTCGGGCCGGTCGACATCCTCGTCAACAATGCCGGCATCACGCGCGACGGATGGTTCCACAAGATGGACCACGCCGCCTGGAAGGCGGTGCTTTCGACCAATCTCGATTCGATGTTCACGATGTCGCGGCCGGTGATCGACGGCATGCGCGAACGCGGCTTCGGCCGCATCATCAACATCTCGTCGATCAACGGGCAGAAGGGCCAGCTCGGCCAGGTCAACTACGCGACCGCCAAGGCCGGCGTCATCGGCTTCACCAAGGCGCTGGCGCTCGAGAACGCCCGCAAGGGCGTGACCGTCAACTGCATCTGCCCGGGCTATATCGATACCGACATGGTCGCCGCCGTGCCTGAAAAGGTCCTGGAGGGGATCATCGCGCAGATCCCGGTCGGCCGGCTCGGCAAGGCCGAGGAAATCGCCGCCGCCGTGGTCTATCTCGCCTCCGACGCCAGCGCCTTCATGACCGGCGCCGTGCTGACCATCAATGGCGGCCAGTACATGGCCAACGGCTGA
- the ffh gene encoding signal recognition particle protein, giving the protein MFDTLSERLSGIFDKLTRRGALSEADVTEAMREVRRALIEADVALDVVRSFTDKVRSRAVGADVIRSVTPGQMVVKIVHDQLVEMLGSEAEPIDLNAPAPVPIMMVGLQGSGKTTTSAKIARRLTQQQKRKVLMASLDVRRPAAQEQLRVLGEQNGIDTLPIVAGQSPTAIATRALQAARLGGYDVVILDTAGRTHIDEPLMIEMAEIKAIAKPHEILLVADSLTGQDAVNLARSFDERVGITGIVLTRADGDGRGGAALSMRAVTGKPIKLLGTGEKSDALEDFHPGRVANRILGMGDIVSLVEKAAQNIDMEQAAKAAEKMRKGIFDLDDLADQFRQMEKIGGMQGMLGMMPGVGKIKKQIEGANLGDGMMKRQIAIISSMTKEERRNPDILKASRKKRIAAGSGTKVEEVNRLLKMHRQMADMMKAMGKQKGGGFLGKMMGALGGGGMGGGMGGMPNIDPAELERLTKQMGGAGGMPGALPKGIPGLPGGLPGLGGGRLPGLGGGGGLPPYPGKKK; this is encoded by the coding sequence ATGTTCGACACCCTGTCCGAGCGCCTTTCCGGCATATTCGACAAGCTCACCCGCCGCGGTGCGCTGTCGGAGGCCGACGTCACGGAAGCGATGCGCGAGGTGCGCCGCGCCCTGATCGAGGCCGACGTCGCGCTCGACGTGGTGCGCTCCTTCACCGACAAGGTGCGCAGCCGCGCTGTCGGCGCCGACGTGATCCGCTCGGTGACGCCGGGCCAGATGGTCGTCAAGATCGTCCACGACCAGCTCGTCGAGATGCTGGGCTCGGAGGCCGAGCCGATCGACCTCAACGCGCCCGCGCCGGTGCCGATCATGATGGTCGGCCTGCAGGGCTCGGGCAAGACGACGACCTCGGCCAAGATCGCCCGCCGCCTGACGCAGCAGCAGAAGCGCAAGGTGCTGATGGCCTCGCTGGACGTGCGCCGTCCGGCGGCGCAGGAGCAGCTGCGCGTGCTCGGCGAGCAGAACGGCATCGACACGCTGCCGATCGTCGCCGGCCAGTCGCCGACCGCCATCGCCACGCGCGCGCTGCAGGCCGCCAGGCTCGGCGGCTATGACGTCGTCATCCTCGACACCGCCGGCCGCACGCATATCGACGAGCCGCTGATGATCGAGATGGCCGAGATCAAGGCCATCGCGAAGCCGCACGAGATCCTGCTCGTCGCCGACAGCCTCACCGGCCAGGACGCCGTCAATCTCGCGCGTTCTTTCGACGAGCGAGTCGGCATCACCGGCATCGTGCTGACGCGCGCCGACGGCGACGGCCGCGGCGGCGCCGCGCTCTCGATGCGCGCCGTGACCGGCAAGCCGATCAAGCTGCTCGGCACGGGCGAGAAGTCGGACGCGCTGGAGGATTTCCATCCCGGCCGCGTCGCCAACCGCATCCTCGGCATGGGCGACATCGTCTCGCTCGTCGAGAAGGCGGCGCAGAACATCGACATGGAACAGGCCGCCAAGGCGGCCGAGAAGATGCGCAAGGGCATCTTCGATCTCGACGATCTCGCGGACCAGTTCCGCCAGATGGAGAAGATTGGCGGCATGCAGGGCATGCTCGGCATGATGCCCGGCGTCGGCAAGATCAAGAAGCAGATCGAGGGCGCCAATCTCGGTGACGGGATGATGAAGCGCCAGATCGCCATCATCTCGTCGATGACGAAGGAAGAGCGCCGCAACCCCGACATCCTGAAGGCCAGCCGCAAGAAGCGCATCGCCGCCGGCTCGGGCACCAAGGTGGAGGAGGTCAACCGCCTGCTCAAGATGCACCGCCAGATGGCCGACATGATGAAGGCCATGGGCAAGCAGAAGGGCGGCGGCTTCCTCGGCAAGATGATGGGCGCGCTGGGCGGCGGCGGCATGGGCGGTGGCATGGGCGGCATGCCCAATATCGATCCGGCCGAGCTCGAGCGGCTCACCAAGCAGATGGGCGGCGCCGGCGGCATGCCGGGCGCGCTGCCCAAGGGAATTCCAGGACTTCCCGGCGGTCTGCCTGGCCTCGGCGGCGGCCGCCTTCCGGGCCTCGGCGGCGGCGGTGGCCTGCCGCCCTATCCGGGCAAGAAGAAATAG
- a CDS encoding YkvA family protein produces MVRPLDGEILGKDDPTGRDHDARAERVRRDFWKVLRRSAKRIPFAEDAVAAYYCAFDTATPFRVRAMLIGALAYFVMPVDAVPDFLVGLGFADDATVLMTALTMLGAHLKPHHREAARRALAGGEEGPARP; encoded by the coding sequence ATGGTGCGTCCTCTGGACGGCGAGATACTCGGCAAGGACGATCCGACGGGCCGCGATCACGACGCGCGGGCCGAACGCGTGCGGCGCGACTTCTGGAAGGTGTTGCGGCGGAGCGCAAAGCGGATTCCGTTCGCCGAGGATGCGGTCGCCGCCTACTACTGCGCCTTCGACACCGCGACGCCGTTCCGCGTTCGCGCGATGCTGATCGGCGCGCTGGCCTATTTCGTGATGCCGGTGGATGCCGTGCCGGACTTTCTGGTCGGTCTCGGCTTTGCCGACGACGCGACCGTCCTCATGACGGCGCTGACCATGCTCGGCGCGCATCTGAAGCCGCATCACCGCGAGGCCGCCCGTCGCGCGCTCGCCGGTGGCGAGGAAGGGCCGGCGAGGCCATAG